The following are from one region of the Segatella oris genome:
- the rplS gene encoding 50S ribosomal protein L19, translated as MDLIKVAEEAFATGKQFPSFGPGDTITVGYKIVEGTKERVQLYRGVVIKISGHGDKKRFTVRKMSGTIGVERIFPIESPNINSIEVNKRGKVRRAKLYYLRGLTGKKARIAEKRTNTTTAQ; from the coding sequence ATGGATTTAATTAAAGTTGCTGAAGAAGCATTTGCAACCGGTAAGCAGTTCCCTTCATTCGGTCCCGGCGACACTATTACAGTGGGTTACAAGATTGTCGAGGGTACCAAAGAGCGTGTTCAGCTCTATCGTGGTGTAGTAATCAAGATCTCTGGTCATGGTGACAAGAAACGCTTTACGGTTCGCAAGATGTCAGGTACTATAGGTGTAGAGCGTATCTTCCCTATCGAATCACCGAACATCAACTCTATCGAAGTGAACAAGCGTGGTAAGGTTCGTCGTGCTAAGTTGTACTATCTCCGTGGTCTTACAGGTAAGAAAGCCCGTATTGCAGAGAAGAGAACCAACACGACAACAGCTCAGTAA
- a CDS encoding M23 family metallopeptidase, giving the protein MMKTRLTNIASTILLALVTSAYTPAKDTFTPAEQQQISIPTPGLFTHSNTISIDLSTLKADDYAFPLPVGKSEVIDNRQALEIKTKEGDAVKAMFAGTVRLSRNINGYGNVIVIRHNNGLETVYGNNAQNLVKVGQKVNAGQSIAIVGSEGGKTYCKFAIMVNGGRITPEIIIKLQSHKLRKKTLLCTKNGRFVDVAVKGANDANGSKKKGKNEDIDPENPFEDANTFKLNLSNIEKERWAYPLPGSHVISPFGGPRRHSGVDIKTKPNDRIVAAFDGVVVKSCPFAGYGNCIRIKHRYGFETLYSHQSKNFVKVGDKVKAGQVIGLTGRTGRATTEHLHFEVFFQGRQLNPAVLFDHTNKSLQQVTLTLAKNGAVKSERNYYANK; this is encoded by the coding sequence CAAGACTGACAAATATTGCTTCGACAATTCTTTTGGCCCTTGTCACATCGGCCTATACACCGGCGAAAGATACATTTACGCCTGCCGAACAGCAGCAAATCAGCATTCCTACGCCAGGACTCTTCACCCATTCTAACACAATCAGCATTGATCTCAGCACCTTGAAAGCCGACGATTACGCTTTTCCTCTGCCCGTTGGAAAGTCTGAAGTCATCGACAATCGACAGGCTTTGGAAATCAAGACTAAGGAAGGTGATGCCGTAAAAGCCATGTTTGCCGGCACTGTTCGCCTCTCGCGTAATATCAACGGCTATGGAAATGTCATCGTCATACGCCACAACAATGGCCTCGAAACCGTCTATGGAAACAACGCCCAGAACCTCGTGAAGGTGGGACAAAAGGTCAATGCCGGGCAATCTATAGCCATTGTGGGCAGTGAAGGAGGGAAAACCTACTGTAAATTTGCCATTATGGTGAATGGCGGACGCATCACTCCGGAGATCATTATCAAACTGCAAAGCCACAAACTCCGCAAGAAAACTTTGCTGTGTACAAAGAACGGACGCTTTGTCGACGTAGCCGTGAAGGGCGCCAATGATGCCAACGGGAGCAAGAAGAAAGGCAAAAACGAAGATATAGACCCTGAAAATCCATTTGAAGATGCTAACACTTTCAAACTCAATCTCTCCAATATTGAGAAGGAACGCTGGGCATATCCGCTGCCGGGAAGTCATGTCATCAGCCCCTTTGGAGGCCCACGTCGTCACTCGGGTGTAGACATTAAGACCAAGCCCAACGACCGAATAGTCGCAGCATTTGACGGCGTTGTCGTCAAAAGTTGCCCCTTTGCAGGCTATGGGAACTGCATACGCATCAAGCATCGCTATGGCTTTGAGACTCTCTACAGCCACCAATCGAAGAACTTTGTCAAGGTGGGTGATAAGGTGAAAGCAGGGCAAGTGATTGGCTTGACAGGCCGAACGGGACGCGCAACTACCGAGCATCTGCACTTCGAAGTATTCTTCCAAGGACGCCAACTCAATCCCGCCGTGCTCTTTGACCACACCAACAAGTCACTTCAACAAGTGACTTTGACACTCGCGAAGAATGGCGCTGTCAAGTCAGAACGCAACTATTACGCCAACAAATAA
- a CDS encoding phosphoribosylaminoimidazolecarboxamide formyltransferase gives MKELALKYGCNPNQKPSRIYMEDGNLPIEVVNGRPGYINLLDALNSWQLVKELKAATGMPAAASFKHVSPAGAAIGLPLSDTLKKIYFVDDVKLPLSPLACAYARARGADRMCSYGDFVALSDVCDAATATLLKREVSDGVIAPGFTPEAIEILKDKRKGTYNVIKIDPDYIPAPIERKQVFGVTFEQGRNEVKLDDPSLFENIPTQSKTFTDEAKRDLIIALITLKYTQSNSVCYVKDGQAIGIGAGQQSRIHCTRLAGNKADTWWLRQCPKVMNLPFKPGIHRADRDNTIDVYISEDHDDVLRDGVWQQFFAEKPAVLTMEEKKEWIAKNTNVALGSDAFFPFGDNIERAHKSGVQYIAQAGGSIRDDNVIETCDKYGITMAFTGVRLFHH, from the coding sequence ATGAAAGAATTAGCTTTAAAGTATGGTTGCAACCCCAACCAGAAGCCTTCCAGAATTTACATGGAAGACGGCAATTTACCCATCGAAGTAGTCAACGGACGCCCCGGTTACATCAATCTTCTTGATGCACTCAACAGCTGGCAACTCGTGAAAGAACTGAAAGCCGCTACCGGGATGCCTGCTGCAGCAAGTTTCAAACATGTTTCTCCGGCCGGTGCTGCTATCGGATTGCCACTCAGTGACACGCTGAAGAAAATCTATTTTGTCGATGATGTGAAGCTTCCTCTTTCTCCACTTGCATGCGCATATGCCCGTGCCCGCGGTGCCGATCGCATGTGTTCGTATGGTGATTTCGTTGCTTTGAGTGACGTTTGTGATGCTGCAACAGCCACATTATTAAAGAGAGAGGTCAGCGATGGAGTTATTGCGCCGGGCTTTACACCCGAAGCTATCGAGATTTTGAAAGACAAACGAAAGGGTACCTACAATGTCATTAAGATTGATCCCGACTATATTCCTGCGCCGATTGAACGCAAACAGGTGTTTGGTGTGACTTTCGAACAGGGACGCAATGAGGTGAAACTTGATGACCCTTCGCTGTTTGAGAACATTCCAACACAAAGTAAAACATTCACCGATGAGGCTAAACGCGACCTGATTATCGCCCTCATCACGTTGAAATATACCCAGAGCAACTCTGTTTGTTACGTCAAAGACGGACAAGCAATCGGTATAGGTGCAGGCCAACAGAGCCGTATTCACTGCACGCGTTTAGCCGGGAACAAGGCTGATACATGGTGGTTGAGGCAGTGTCCGAAGGTGATGAACCTGCCTTTCAAGCCTGGAATACATCGTGCCGACCGTGATAATACGATTGATGTTTATATCAGTGAAGACCATGATGACGTGTTGCGTGACGGTGTCTGGCAGCAGTTCTTTGCAGAGAAACCAGCAGTACTGACGATGGAAGAAAAGAAAGAATGGATTGCCAAAAACACGAATGTAGCGCTTGGAAGCGATGCTTTCTTCCCCTTTGGCGACAACATTGAGCGTGCACATAAGAGCGGTGTGCAGTATATTGCACAAGCCGGTGGCTCCATTCGTGACGATAATGTCATTGAAACCTGCGACAAATACGGCATTACAATGGCCTTTACGGGGGTGAGATTATTCCACCATTAA